A region of Streptomyces sp. NBC_01267 DNA encodes the following proteins:
- a CDS encoding GNAT family N-acetyltransferase, with protein MDYLIRPVRAEEWLKVKELRLMALEDPAAPVAYLETRAQAAARPDSFWQDRAKGASHGGDARQFVAENKNGEWTGTVVVLVEPAGTESVLGAASSVTQAHLVGVYVRPEFRGTGLTEQLFRSAIEWAWSLDAPKLERVRLFVHAANGRASGFYRKFGFAPSGVTVPAPGSSGGREVEMVLGRP; from the coding sequence ATGGATTACTTGATACGTCCGGTACGGGCCGAGGAGTGGCTGAAGGTCAAAGAGCTGCGGCTGATGGCTCTGGAGGACCCCGCGGCGCCGGTCGCGTACCTCGAAACCCGTGCACAGGCCGCCGCCAGGCCCGATTCCTTCTGGCAGGACCGTGCGAAGGGCGCTTCGCACGGTGGTGACGCCCGGCAGTTCGTCGCGGAGAACAAGAACGGTGAGTGGACCGGCACGGTGGTCGTGCTGGTCGAGCCCGCCGGCACCGAGAGTGTCCTCGGCGCGGCGAGCTCCGTGACCCAGGCGCATCTGGTCGGCGTCTACGTGCGCCCCGAGTTCCGTGGAACCGGTCTCACGGAACAGCTCTTCCGCAGCGCGATCGAGTGGGCCTGGTCACTGGATGCCCCGAAGCTGGAGCGGGTACGGCTGTTCGTGCACGCGGCGAACGGGCGGGCTTCCGGCTTCTACCGGAAGTTCGGCTTCGCACCGTCCGGGGTGACCGTTCCCGCCCCCGGCTCCTCGGGCGGGCGGGAAGTGGAGATGGTGCTCGGGCGGCCGTAA
- a CDS encoding class I SAM-dependent methyltransferase, translating to MNTTDTHAAHTHHGHGGADADAAVMAEVLELDAEVLAAYLSELTAWLDELSDREPGRILDLGSGTGTGVIALARRFTQADVTGVDLSPHMLHRLSKKASALGLADRVRGLQADLNEDWPESGTYDLVWAASSLHHMADPDRVLAGAFDALRPGGLLAVTEMDFFPRFLPDDLGMGRPGLEARVHATLNQGPAVDWTDHLARAGFVLDTKRLFTIDLPAPLPAAAARYAQVCLGRMRSRLDGQLSAEDLATLDTVLADGGPHSIQRCEDLTVRTTRITWAARRP from the coding sequence ATGAACACCACCGATACGCACGCCGCCCACACGCACCACGGCCATGGCGGGGCCGACGCCGACGCTGCCGTCATGGCCGAGGTTCTGGAATTGGACGCCGAGGTTCTGGCTGCCTACCTGTCGGAGCTGACTGCCTGGCTGGACGAATTGAGCGACCGGGAACCCGGCCGCATCCTCGATCTGGGCAGTGGGACCGGGACCGGCGTCATCGCGCTGGCACGGCGCTTCACGCAGGCCGACGTGACGGGCGTGGATCTCTCCCCGCACATGCTCCACCGGTTGTCCAAGAAGGCATCCGCCCTCGGCCTCGCCGACCGGGTCCGGGGCCTCCAGGCCGATCTGAACGAGGACTGGCCGGAGTCCGGCACCTACGACCTGGTCTGGGCGGCCTCGTCGCTGCATCACATGGCCGACCCCGACCGCGTGCTGGCCGGAGCGTTCGACGCCCTGCGGCCGGGCGGTCTCCTGGCCGTGACCGAGATGGACTTCTTCCCCCGCTTCCTGCCCGACGACCTGGGCATGGGCCGCCCCGGGCTGGAAGCCCGTGTACACGCCACGCTGAACCAGGGCCCGGCCGTCGACTGGACCGATCACCTGGCCCGCGCGGGCTTCGTGCTGGACACCAAGCGCCTCTTCACGATCGACCTGCCCGCTCCGCTGCCTGCCGCTGCCGCCCGCTACGCCCAGGTGTGCCTGGGGAGGATGCGCTCCCGCCTCGACGGGCAGCTGTCCGCCGAGGACCTGGCCACACTCGACACGGTTCTCGCCGACGGAGGCCCCCACAGCATCCAGCGGTGCGAAGACCTCACTGTCCGGACCACCCGGATCACCTGGGCGGCCCGCCGACCCTGA
- a CDS encoding helix-turn-helix domain-containing protein encodes MTQESDLDSTVRMRIRSLRQARGWSLDSLAERAFLSPSTLSRIETGHRRISLDQLTSLARALGVSLDQLVETVTDDDVVIRPQRDDHRGVTTWLLNRGSGPGGITVARMRITEEVKGKGADQLGVHPGTDWFTVLSGTVTLILGERAIRVETGQAAEFSTMVPHAIKAHGGPAEILCILDHDGRRTHLHPPA; translated from the coding sequence ATGACGCAAGAAAGCGATTTGGACAGTACGGTCCGCATGCGCATCAGGAGTCTGCGGCAGGCACGCGGCTGGTCTCTCGACAGCCTCGCCGAGCGCGCCTTCCTGAGCCCTTCCACCCTGAGCCGGATCGAGACCGGGCACCGGCGCATCAGCCTGGACCAGCTGACCTCGCTGGCGCGTGCGCTGGGCGTCTCGCTCGATCAGCTGGTGGAGACCGTCACCGATGACGACGTCGTGATCAGGCCTCAGCGCGACGATCATCGCGGAGTGACCACCTGGCTGCTGAACCGTGGTTCGGGTCCGGGTGGGATCACTGTCGCCAGGATGCGCATCACGGAAGAGGTGAAGGGCAAGGGGGCCGATCAACTCGGAGTGCACCCGGGGACGGACTGGTTCACGGTCCTCTCGGGGACCGTCACGCTGATCCTCGGCGAGCGCGCCATCCGGGTCGAGACCGGCCAGGCGGCCGAGTTCTCGACGATGGTTCCGCACGCGATCAAGGCACACGGCGGGCCGGCGGAAATCCTGTGCATCCTCGATCACGACGGACGGCGCACCCACCTCCACCCCCCGGCGTGA
- a CDS encoding SDR family oxidoreductase, with the protein MNERTALVTGANKGIGRHIAAQLAAEGFTVYVGSRDAGRGQRAAEEIGGGARLLVLDVTDPDSVAEAAAQVDHLDVLVNNAGISPSLAPPAESGAEEFRRTYETNVFAVLEVTNAFLPALRRSAHPRIVNISSGTASLTWSTSPNPQFTPGHGGGAAYRSSKAALNALTVFYGQTLAEEGFKVNALAPGLRATELNPRAAATGGDPAEAARGAVRLALLPDAGPTGGFFSWDGTPVPW; encoded by the coding sequence ATGAACGAGCGAACGGCACTGGTCACCGGTGCCAACAAAGGCATCGGCAGACACATCGCCGCCCAACTCGCCGCAGAGGGCTTCACGGTGTACGTGGGCTCCCGCGACGCCGGGCGCGGGCAGCGGGCTGCCGAGGAGATCGGCGGCGGCGCCCGCCTGCTGGTCCTCGACGTGACGGACCCCGACAGCGTCGCCGAGGCCGCGGCCCAGGTGGACCATCTGGACGTTCTGGTCAACAACGCGGGCATCTCGCCCTCGCTCGCCCCGCCGGCCGAGTCCGGCGCCGAGGAGTTCCGGCGCACGTACGAGACGAACGTGTTCGCGGTCCTGGAGGTCACCAACGCCTTCCTGCCCGCCCTGCGCCGGTCCGCGCACCCGCGGATCGTCAACATCTCCAGTGGCACCGCGTCGCTCACCTGGAGCACGAGCCCCAACCCTCAGTTCACCCCGGGACACGGCGGCGGTGCGGCCTACCGGTCGTCCAAGGCCGCCCTGAACGCCCTGACCGTCTTCTACGGACAGACGCTGGCCGAGGAGGGCTTCAAGGTCAACGCGCTCGCTCCTGGCCTGCGTGCCACCGAGCTCAACCCCCGGGCCGCTGCCACCGGTGGGGATCCGGCCGAGGCTGCCCGGGGTGCTGTCCGGCTGGCGCTCCTGCCGGACGCGGGCCCCACCGGCGGGTTCTTCTCCTGGGACGGGACCCCCGTGCCGTGGTGA
- a CDS encoding type IV secretory system conjugative DNA transfer family protein, translating to MYSTQPHQPHQPDRRRPPPPPQPRGIPDGLLIGLIVLLLGLTLLVWLAAGLSGVLTHGAWPDSVSVAHTPAAIRQLASSPHDLAAAWPDTPPSQLPGYGLFWGLLVGELLILLALTVFVVGTVTRWRALRTAQRTAAAEPADLGPGSGSGSGSGSGSTEQFPAWQPVTGQFPVRHETPAGPDGTAAAGTSPAPAPAPAPAPVEFGAVEAEAVEATALGAVAPVPARTPTVADPPPELSDRGIHFGPAESRRNAAVQAVRDAAGPALVVTSSPSVWAETKDARAKLGPVLVYDPGHVCDTPARLHWSPTSGCEDMETAAARAVALLAPVRPQARIDATMADTAETLLQSWLHAAAIDGRPFKQVHRWAQGAGSAHEPVRILRTHAKASSGAAGLLESALTAHPERRDVAQQLTVRALSALSTVHIRETCTPNRTDTVTLESFIHEGGTLYLVGEAIEDPRTRPGAMPLLTALASHVVGHGRRLAARSTDGRLDPPMALVLDDIAAVAPLPQLPELLATGREQGLHALALLRSREQAHSRWPHLDRA from the coding sequence ATGTACTCCACCCAGCCCCACCAGCCCCACCAGCCCGACCGGCGCCGGCCGCCACCGCCGCCCCAGCCGCGCGGCATTCCGGACGGGCTGCTGATCGGGCTGATCGTCCTTCTGCTGGGCCTGACCCTCCTGGTCTGGCTCGCGGCGGGTCTGTCGGGGGTACTCACCCACGGTGCCTGGCCGGACTCCGTGTCCGTCGCGCACACCCCGGCCGCGATCCGCCAACTGGCGAGCTCCCCGCACGACCTGGCGGCGGCCTGGCCGGACACCCCGCCGTCCCAGCTCCCGGGGTACGGACTCTTCTGGGGCCTGCTGGTCGGCGAGCTGCTGATCCTGCTGGCCCTGACGGTCTTCGTGGTGGGCACCGTGACCCGCTGGCGAGCACTCCGCACCGCGCAACGAACCGCCGCGGCAGAACCGGCCGACCTCGGCCCCGGCTCCGGCTCCGGCTCCGGCTCCGGCTCCGGCTCCACGGAACAGTTCCCCGCCTGGCAGCCCGTCACCGGGCAGTTCCCCGTACGGCACGAGACCCCAGCCGGCCCGGACGGAACAGCCGCAGCAGGCACCTCCCCAGCCCCTGCTCCCGCACCCGCTCCCGCACCCGTGGAATTCGGCGCGGTCGAAGCCGAAGCGGTAGAAGCCACGGCGCTCGGAGCCGTCGCCCCCGTACCCGCGCGCACGCCCACCGTCGCGGATCCGCCCCCCGAACTGTCCGACCGGGGCATCCACTTCGGTCCCGCCGAGTCCCGCAGGAACGCCGCCGTCCAGGCCGTACGTGATGCCGCCGGGCCCGCACTCGTCGTCACCTCGTCGCCCTCGGTCTGGGCGGAGACCAAGGACGCACGGGCCAAACTCGGCCCCGTACTCGTCTACGACCCCGGTCATGTCTGCGACACCCCGGCCCGGCTCCACTGGTCCCCCACCAGCGGCTGCGAAGACATGGAGACGGCCGCGGCCCGAGCAGTCGCACTGCTCGCGCCGGTACGCCCGCAGGCCCGGATCGACGCCACCATGGCGGACACCGCGGAGACGCTCCTGCAGAGCTGGCTGCACGCCGCCGCCATAGACGGCCGCCCTTTCAAGCAGGTGCACCGCTGGGCCCAGGGCGCGGGCTCGGCCCATGAACCCGTACGGATCCTCCGCACCCACGCCAAGGCGTCGAGCGGCGCGGCCGGACTGCTGGAATCGGCACTCACCGCCCACCCGGAACGCCGGGACGTCGCACAGCAGTTGACGGTACGCGCGCTCAGCGCACTCTCCACGGTCCACATCCGTGAGACATGCACACCCAACAGAACCGACACGGTCACGCTGGAATCATTCATCCACGAGGGGGGCACTCTCTATCTGGTGGGTGAAGCAATCGAGGACCCGCGTACGCGCCCCGGCGCGATGCCGTTGCTCACCGCACTCGCCTCACACGTGGTCGGGCACGGCCGCCGCTTGGCTGCAAGGTCAACTGACGGTCGGCTCGACCCACCAATGGCGCTCGTCCTCGACGACATCGCGGCCGTGGCCCCGCTCCCCCAGCTCCCGGAGCTCCTGGCGACCGGCAGGGAACAGGGGCTGCACGCACTGGCCCTGCTCCGCTCACGCGAACAGGCCCACAGCCGCTGGCCGCACCTGGACCGGGCGTAA
- a CDS encoding ATP-binding protein — MRDPMSAVTDAFAAFLFGKVETTRLPVRTSTGQAQAVYLPTAAPGLGDSGVIIGREVYSGKGYIYDPFQLYGQQLPAPHWLVLGESGNGKSSLEKTYVLRQLRFKDRQVVVLDAQGEDGAGEWALIAQQLGITPIRLDAMAALDHGIRLNPLDPAIATTGQLALLRTIIEVAMGHGLDERSGFALKVAHAYVNETIVERQPVLTDIVEQLRHPEPESAEAMNVGIDDVRAWGLDVALVLDRLVDGDLRGMFDGPTSVGIDLDAPLIVFDLSHIDRNSIAMPILMAIVGVWLEHTWIRPDRKKRIFLVEEAWHIINSPFVAQLFQRLLKFGRRLGLSFVAVVHHLSDVVDGAAAREAAAILKMASTRTIYAQKADEARATGRVLGLPRWAVEIIPTLTPGIAVWDVNGNVQVVKHLITEAERPLVFTDRAMTESSTPDADDALAIQLETEAEERAARIEKQLNESSESTVA; from the coding sequence ATGCGAGATCCGATGTCAGCCGTCACCGACGCCTTCGCCGCGTTCCTCTTCGGCAAGGTGGAGACGACCCGGCTCCCCGTCCGTACGTCGACGGGCCAGGCCCAGGCCGTCTACCTGCCGACCGCCGCCCCCGGCCTCGGCGACTCGGGCGTGATCATCGGCCGCGAGGTGTACTCGGGCAAGGGGTACATCTACGACCCCTTCCAGCTGTACGGGCAGCAGCTGCCCGCCCCGCACTGGCTGGTCCTCGGCGAGTCCGGCAACGGCAAGTCCTCGCTGGAGAAGACGTACGTCCTGCGCCAGCTCCGCTTCAAGGACCGGCAGGTGGTCGTCCTGGACGCCCAGGGTGAGGACGGCGCCGGCGAATGGGCCCTCATCGCCCAGCAGTTGGGCATCACGCCCATCCGCCTCGACGCGATGGCCGCGCTCGACCACGGCATCCGCCTCAATCCGCTGGACCCGGCGATCGCGACGACCGGCCAGCTCGCCCTGCTCCGTACGATCATCGAAGTCGCGATGGGCCACGGCCTGGACGAACGCTCCGGCTTCGCGCTCAAGGTGGCGCACGCCTACGTCAACGAGACGATCGTGGAACGCCAGCCGGTCCTCACCGACATCGTCGAACAGCTCCGCCATCCGGAACCGGAGTCGGCGGAGGCGATGAACGTCGGCATAGACGACGTACGGGCCTGGGGCCTGGACGTGGCCCTGGTCCTGGACCGACTGGTCGACGGCGACCTGCGCGGCATGTTCGACGGCCCGACCTCCGTCGGCATCGACCTGGACGCACCACTGATCGTCTTCGACCTGTCGCACATCGACCGGAACTCCATCGCGATGCCGATCCTGATGGCCATCGTCGGCGTCTGGCTGGAACACACCTGGATCCGCCCCGACCGCAAGAAGCGCATCTTCCTGGTGGAGGAGGCGTGGCACATCATCAACAGCCCCTTCGTGGCGCAGCTCTTCCAGCGTCTGCTGAAGTTCGGCCGACGCCTCGGGCTGTCGTTCGTGGCGGTGGTGCACCACCTGTCGGACGTGGTGGACGGCGCGGCGGCCCGGGAGGCCGCGGCGATCCTGAAAATGGCGTCGACCCGGACCATCTACGCGCAGAAGGCCGACGAGGCGAGAGCGACCGGCCGGGTGCTGGGCCTGCCCCGCTGGGCGGTCGAGATCATCCCCACGTTGACGCCCGGCATCGCCGTCTGGGACGTCAACGGCAACGTACAGGTCGTCAAACACCTGATCACCGAGGCGGAACGCCCGCTGGTCTTCACCGACCGCGCCATGACGGAGTCGTCCACACCGGATGCCGACGACGCGCTGGCCATACAGCTGGAAACGGAGGCGGAGGAACGGGCGGCCAGGATCGAGAAGCAGCTGAACGAGTCCTCCGAGTCGACGGTGGCCTGA
- a CDS encoding SCO6880 family protein translates to MTTQAQPVAPRRTYLIGRARPSAIVGKNRETGEIALIIAGAFLGMMCGLLVPVLPLRIVTLTGFPMLALAAVYVPYKHRTFYKWFEINRSYKRSLRRGTAYRAPAMEAGTGLDGREVEVGPPPGIGRINWLAAPFGPDEIAVLLHADRRTVTAAIEIEGPGVGLRDSEDQEALVDRFGTLLKHVANGDGFVTRLQILARTLPADPDAHAKDVAQRGDPRAPGWLQDSYDQLASMVSTSSEQHRAYLVACMHFTRELASEAHAMARAARPTAGRRLDRDAGLAVVMARELTDICARLAEADIRVRQPLGQGRLSSLVHSMYDPDHPIDHIQAMTKRNAWPAELDAMEPTYLQAKTRESSTRAPWCHATAWVKEWPMTPVGVNFLAPLLVHTPDVIRTVAVCMDLEPTEVAIERMLTEKTNDEAEASRAAKMNRTVDPRDIASHGRLDQRGEDLASGAAGVNLVGYITVSSRSPEALARDKRTIRASAGKSYLKLEWCDREHHRAFVNTLPFATGIRR, encoded by the coding sequence TTGACGACCCAGGCCCAGCCGGTCGCGCCCCGCCGCACGTATCTGATCGGCCGCGCCCGGCCCTCAGCCATCGTCGGCAAGAACCGCGAGACGGGCGAGATCGCACTGATCATCGCGGGCGCCTTCCTCGGCATGATGTGCGGACTGCTCGTCCCCGTCCTGCCGCTGCGCATCGTGACCCTGACCGGGTTCCCGATGCTGGCCCTCGCCGCGGTGTACGTCCCGTACAAGCACCGCACGTTCTACAAGTGGTTCGAGATCAACCGCAGTTACAAGCGCTCCCTGCGCCGCGGCACCGCCTACCGCGCCCCCGCCATGGAGGCGGGCACCGGGCTCGACGGCCGCGAGGTCGAGGTCGGACCGCCCCCCGGCATCGGCCGGATCAACTGGCTGGCCGCACCCTTCGGCCCCGACGAGATCGCCGTACTGCTGCACGCCGACCGGCGTACCGTCACCGCCGCCATCGAGATCGAGGGCCCCGGCGTCGGGCTGCGCGACTCCGAGGACCAGGAAGCCCTGGTCGACCGCTTCGGCACGCTGCTGAAGCATGTCGCCAACGGCGACGGCTTCGTGACCCGCCTCCAGATCCTGGCCCGCACGCTCCCCGCGGACCCGGACGCCCACGCCAAGGACGTCGCCCAGCGCGGCGACCCCCGCGCCCCCGGCTGGCTCCAGGACTCGTACGACCAGCTCGCCTCGATGGTCTCCACATCGAGCGAGCAGCACCGTGCCTATCTCGTGGCCTGTATGCACTTCACCCGCGAACTGGCCTCCGAGGCACACGCGATGGCCCGCGCCGCCCGCCCCACAGCAGGCCGCAGGCTGGACAGGGACGCCGGACTCGCGGTCGTCATGGCCCGCGAACTCACCGACATCTGCGCCCGGCTCGCCGAGGCCGACATCCGGGTGCGCCAGCCGCTCGGCCAGGGCCGCCTCTCCTCGCTGGTGCACTCGATGTACGACCCCGACCACCCCATCGACCACATCCAGGCGATGACCAAGCGCAACGCCTGGCCCGCCGAGCTCGACGCCATGGAGCCCACCTACCTCCAGGCGAAGACCCGCGAATCCTCCACCCGCGCCCCCTGGTGCCACGCCACGGCCTGGGTGAAGGAGTGGCCGATGACCCCCGTCGGCGTCAACTTCCTGGCCCCGCTGCTCGTCCACACCCCGGACGTGATCCGCACGGTCGCGGTCTGCATGGACCTCGAACCGACCGAGGTCGCCATCGAGCGCATGCTGACGGAGAAGACCAACGACGAGGCCGAGGCCTCCCGCGCCGCCAAGATGAACCGGACCGTCGACCCGCGCGACATCGCGTCCCACGGCCGCCTCGACCAGCGTGGCGAAGACCTCGCCAGTGGTGCGGCGGGCGTCAATCTGGTCGGGTACATCACGGTGTCCTCCCGCTCACCCGAAGCACTGGCCCGCGACAAGCGGACCATCCGCGCATCGGCCGGCAAGTCGTATCTGAAGCTCGAATGGTGCGACCGCGAGCACCACAGGGCCTTTGTGAATACACTGCCGTTCGCGACCGGCATCCGCCGATAG
- a CDS encoding DUF397 domain-containing protein encodes MSDSAIPADLDWIRAAPEGEEGPGPWIEVAFGADDLVHLRETSDPENVVTTTRRKWDAFVLGVQAGEFDHFAELDGQGPAA; translated from the coding sequence GTGTCCGACTCCGCGATCCCCGCCGACCTCGACTGGATCCGCGCCGCGCCCGAGGGCGAAGAGGGGCCGGGCCCCTGGATCGAGGTCGCGTTCGGCGCGGACGACCTCGTCCACCTGCGCGAGACCAGCGACCCCGAGAACGTGGTCACGACCACACGCCGGAAGTGGGACGCGTTCGTACTGGGCGTCCAGGCGGGCGAGTTCGACCACTTCGCCGAGCTGGACGGCCAGGGGCCGGCCGCCTGA
- a CDS encoding serine/threonine protein kinase — protein MDALRPQDPARIGAHVLLARLGAGGMGQVYLGRSPGGRLVAIKVIREEITDHPEALSRFRREAETVRAVRSAYTANLIDASLSAPPYWLATEYVTGPTLSHAVGERGPFPAATCRGVFAALAEGLASVHAYGVTHRDLKPQNIILSAQGPQLIDFGIARGTADTALTETGLAPGTPGFAAPEVLMTNQVGPAADVFALGATMAYAATGRAPFGGGQPAGIGYRVVHEPIDVAGVEPGLAALIEWCVAKDPAARPTLAALIERCEVRSALVDDAFYGPLAGLGEAAPVRPVEPGPRSESGQPQAAHPQTVHPQAAHPQTVHPVGVAEGPPPGSHELPTATAAGQQPPYAPGHPATQVSTGGPAASTAPGRAPRRGTAWMVAAALVVAVGAGAFAVAQLMPGGKPGHGTSDTGADKGTDKGTGKPSGQASADGRATDEESGKPPAYITDNRISLDRWALSEGPDGTIHGMGACSTFGGESNLPGEFQNSVRNASSETLPYVSDKVKIEFRIKYADLSSKRPEGAPYYISVGVKPPHEIDFRTGKPNLPYPDKTVGYTSRPVDAYTHWRTGDFVTLTYPDDFENHDMNGNVYDSIPVGNDPGDWTVVFYHVKSTPTDYASISCSGFRVK, from the coding sequence GTGGACGCACTCAGACCGCAGGACCCGGCGCGAATAGGCGCGCACGTACTTCTCGCCAGGCTCGGGGCGGGCGGTATGGGGCAGGTCTATCTGGGGCGTTCGCCCGGCGGGCGGCTCGTCGCGATCAAGGTGATCCGGGAAGAGATCACCGATCACCCGGAGGCGCTGAGCCGGTTCCGGCGGGAGGCCGAGACCGTACGGGCGGTGCGCAGCGCGTACACCGCGAACCTCATCGACGCCTCGCTGAGCGCGCCGCCGTACTGGCTGGCCACCGAGTACGTGACGGGGCCGACGCTCAGTCATGCGGTCGGTGAGCGCGGGCCGTTCCCCGCCGCCACCTGCCGGGGCGTCTTCGCGGCGCTCGCCGAGGGACTGGCCAGCGTGCACGCGTACGGGGTGACGCACCGTGACCTCAAGCCGCAGAACATCATCCTGTCCGCGCAGGGCCCGCAGCTGATCGACTTCGGGATCGCGCGCGGTACGGCGGACACGGCGCTCACCGAGACGGGCCTGGCTCCGGGGACGCCCGGGTTCGCCGCGCCCGAGGTGCTGATGACCAATCAGGTCGGCCCGGCGGCGGATGTCTTCGCGCTGGGGGCGACCATGGCGTACGCGGCGACCGGGCGGGCGCCGTTCGGGGGCGGGCAGCCCGCCGGGATCGGCTACCGGGTCGTTCACGAGCCGATCGACGTGGCGGGGGTCGAGCCGGGGCTCGCGGCGCTGATCGAGTGGTGCGTGGCGAAGGACCCGGCGGCCCGGCCGACGCTCGCGGCGCTGATCGAACGGTGCGAGGTGCGGTCCGCGCTGGTGGACGACGCGTTCTACGGGCCGTTGGCGGGGCTGGGGGAGGCGGCGCCGGTGCGGCCCGTCGAGCCGGGGCCCCGGTCCGAGTCCGGTCAGCCGCAGGCCGCCCATCCGCAGACCGTCCACCCGCAGGCCGCCCATCCGCAGACCGTCCACCCGGTCGGGGTGGCCGAAGGCCCGCCGCCGGGTTCGCACGAGTTGCCCACCGCGACCGCGGCGGGGCAGCAGCCGCCGTACGCCCCCGGCCACCCGGCGACCCAGGTGTCGACCGGCGGCCCGGCGGCGAGCACGGCCCCCGGCCGTGCGCCCCGCCGCGGCACGGCGTGGATGGTGGCGGCGGCTCTGGTGGTGGCGGTCGGCGCGGGTGCCTTCGCCGTCGCGCAGCTGATGCCCGGCGGCAAGCCCGGCCACGGGACGTCGGACACGGGTGCGGACAAGGGCACGGACAAGGGCACGGGCAAGCCGTCCGGTCAGGCGTCGGCGGACGGCCGGGCGACGGACGAGGAGTCAGGGAAGCCGCCGGCGTACATCACGGACAACCGCATCTCGCTCGACCGGTGGGCCCTGTCCGAAGGACCCGACGGCACCATCCACGGGATGGGTGCGTGCAGTACCTTCGGCGGGGAGTCGAACCTTCCGGGCGAGTTCCAGAACTCGGTGCGCAACGCCAGTTCCGAGACCCTGCCGTACGTCTCGGACAAGGTGAAGATCGAGTTCCGCATCAAGTACGCCGACCTCAGCAGCAAGAGGCCGGAAGGTGCCCCGTACTACATCTCCGTCGGCGTGAAGCCGCCGCACGAGATCGACTTCCGTACGGGGAAACCGAACCTGCCCTATCCGGACAAGACCGTCGGCTACACGAGCAGACCCGTCGACGCCTACACGCACTGGCGGACGGGCGACTTCGTCACGCTGACGTACCCGGACGACTTCGAGAACCACGACATGAACGGCAACGTCTACGACAGCATCCCGGTCGGGAACGATCCCGGGGACTGGACCGTGGTCTTCTATCACGTCAAATCGACCCCAACGGATTACGCCAGCATCAGTTGTTCGGGCTTCCGGGTGAAGTAG
- a CDS encoding C40 family peptidase: MRKALVVSGIGFGTGLGFIGLLLVGTYSAAAGLGGAAGSTVALAKGAVPSAYQEIVQKWGNLCPSLNPALLAAQLYQESGWDPQAKSPANALGMAQFIPGTWATHGIDGNGDGKKNIWDPADAIPSAASYDCELAGYVKNVPGDRSDNMLAAYNAGSYAVIKHGGVPPYRETQNYVKVIRTLEKSFARPVNGVAASQQAAAAIYYAQQKLGTPYLWGGTGTAGQGGRFDCSGLTQAAYKSVGITLPRVANDQYNAGAHPSRDELLPGDLVFFSNDLSNSRAIHHVGLYVGGGYMIDAPYTGSVIRFDKIDAPDYFGATRVTKDGANALPTHLPEA; encoded by the coding sequence ATGCGTAAAGCGTTGGTGGTCAGCGGGATCGGGTTCGGGACGGGCCTGGGCTTCATCGGCCTGCTCCTCGTCGGTACGTACTCCGCCGCTGCCGGTCTCGGCGGCGCCGCGGGCAGTACGGTCGCGCTGGCCAAGGGGGCCGTGCCGAGCGCGTACCAGGAGATCGTGCAGAAGTGGGGCAATCTCTGTCCCTCCCTCAACCCTGCACTGCTGGCGGCGCAGTTGTACCAGGAGAGCGGCTGGGACCCGCAGGCCAAGAGCCCGGCCAACGCGCTCGGGATGGCGCAGTTCATCCCCGGCACCTGGGCCACGCACGGCATAGACGGGAACGGCGACGGCAAGAAGAACATCTGGGATCCTGCCGACGCGATTCCGTCAGCCGCCTCGTACGACTGCGAACTGGCCGGTTACGTCAAGAACGTGCCGGGCGACCGGAGCGACAACATGCTGGCCGCGTACAACGCGGGTTCCTACGCCGTCATCAAGCACGGAGGCGTCCCGCCGTACCGTGAGACGCAGAACTACGTGAAGGTCATCCGGACCCTGGAGAAGAGTTTCGCCAGGCCCGTCAACGGTGTCGCCGCCTCGCAGCAGGCCGCCGCGGCCATCTACTACGCGCAGCAGAAGCTCGGCACGCCGTATCTCTGGGGCGGCACCGGTACGGCCGGTCAGGGCGGGCGGTTCGACTGCTCGGGGCTGACGCAGGCCGCGTACAAGAGTGTCGGGATCACGCTGCCGCGGGTGGCGAACGACCAGTACAACGCGGGGGCGCACCCGTCGCGCGACGAACTGCTCCCCGGGGACCTGGTCTTCTTCTCGAACGACCTCTCCAACTCGCGGGCCATTCACCACGTGGGGCTCTACGTGGGCGGCGGATACATGATCGACGCGCCGTACACCGGGTCGGTGATCCGGTTCGACAAGATCGATGCGCCGGACTACTTCGGCGCCACCCGCGTCACCAAGGATGGCGCGAATGCACTCCCGACACACCTGCCGGAAGCCTGA